A region from the Lolium perenne isolate Kyuss_39 chromosome 4, Kyuss_2.0, whole genome shotgun sequence genome encodes:
- the LOC127332425 gene encoding 3-oxoacyl-[acyl-carrier-protein] synthase II, chloroplastic isoform X2, which translates to MSAAAAAVAPPLCTWIVAACLSATCGADDKDKKRSCGGGGGSGSGLFGTRRHLAARRRGGARSGMPIAASLHPERGPVENKKSDTKQRRVVVTGMGVVTPLGHEPDEFYNNLLQGVSGISEIEAFDCSSYPTRIAGEIKSFSTDGWVAPKLAKRMDKFMQYLIVAGKKALENGGITEDIMNELDKSRCGVLIGSAMGGMKVFSDAIEALRVSYRKMNPFCVPFATTNMGSAILAMDLGWMGPNYSISTACATSNFCILNAANHIIRGEAELMLCGGSDAPIIPIGLGGFVACRALSQRNNDPTKASRPWDVDRDGFVMGEGAGVLLLEELEHAKQRGAEIYAEFLGGSFTCDAYHMTEPHPEGKGVILCVENALADAGVTKEDINYVNAHATSTQMGDLKEFEALARCFGQNPQLRVNSTKSMTGHLLGAAGGIEAVAAIQAIRTGWIHPNINLDNPEKNVDVSLLVGSQKERCDVKVALSNSFGFGGHNSSILFAPFK; encoded by the exons atgtcggcggcggcggcggcggtggcgccaCCGCTGTGCACCTGGATCGTCGCCGCATGCTTGTCTGCGACCTGCGGCGCGGACGACAAGGACAAGAAGCGCagctgcggtggcggcggcgggagcgGGAGCGGCCTTTTTGGCACGCGCCGCCACCTAGCTGCGCGCCGCCGAGGCGGGGCACGCTCTG GAATGCCCATTGCTGCTTCTTTGCATCCTGAAAGAGGACCTGTGGAAAACAAGAAGTCTGATACCAAACAACGGAGGGTGGTTGTTACGGGTATGGGTGTTGTGACTCCATTAGGCCATGAGCCTGACGAGTTTTACAACAACCTTCTACAGGGTGTCAGTGGAATAAGTGAGATAGAAGCATTTGACTGCTCCAGCTATCCCACG AGAATTGCTGGAGAAATCAAATCTTTTTCAACAGATGGTTGGGTTGCCCCAAAGTTAGCTAAGCGAATGGATAAGTTCATGCAATATTTGATAGTTGCTGGTAAGAAAGCCTTGGAAAATGGTGGAATCACTGAAGATATCATGAACGAGTTGGATAAATCGAGATGTGGAGTTCTAATTGGATCTGCTATGGGTGGCATGAAG GTTTTTAGTGACGCAATTGAAGCATTGAGGGTTTCTTACAGGAAGATGAACCCATTTTGTGTACCTTTTGCAACTACAAACATGGGTTCTGCAATACTTGCGATGGATCTG GGCTGGATGGGTCCAAACTACTCTATATCTACTGCTTGCGCCACTAGTAACTTCTGCATTCTGAATGCAGCCAATCATATCATAAGAGGAGAAGCT GAGTTGATGCTGTGTGGTGGCTCTGATGCACCAATTATACCAATTG GATTGGGAGGTTTTGTGGCCTGTAGAGCTCTTTCACAGAGAAATAATGACCCAACAAAAGCTTCTCGGCCTTGGGATGTG GATCGTGATGGGTTTGTCATGGGAGAAGGGGCTGGCGTGCTTCTTTTGgaagaacttgagcatgcaaag CAAAGAGGTGCAGAAATATATGCCGAATTTCTGGGTGGAAGCTTTACATGTGATGCATATCATATGACAGAGCCACATCCTGAAG GGAAAGGGGTTATTCTTTGTGTTGAGAATGCGCTAGCTGATGCAGGAGTAACAAAAGAAGACATTAATTATGTTAATGCCCATGCTACATCTACACAGATGGGTGATTTGAAGGAATTTGAAGCTCTTGCCCGTTGTTTTGGCCAGAATCCTCAG CTAAGAGTAAACTCAACAAAGTCAATGACTGGCCACTTGCTAGGAGCTGCAGGTGGAATAGAAGCTGTAGCTGCTATACAA GCTATAAGAACTGGTTGGATCCATCCAAATATCAATCTAGACAATCCGGAGAAAAATGTG GATGTTAGCTTGCTGGTGGGATCACAAAAGGAGAGATGTGATGTGAAAGTGGCACTGTCGAATTCATTTGGATTTGGTGGGCACAATTCATCAATTTTATTTGCGCCCTTCAAGTAA
- the LOC127332425 gene encoding 3-oxoacyl-[acyl-carrier-protein] synthase II, chloroplastic isoform X1 gives MSAAAAAVAPPLCTWIVAACLSATCGADDKDKKRSCGGGGGSGSGLFGTRRHLAARRRGGARSGMPIAASLHPERGPVENKKSDTKQRRVVVTGMGVVTPLGHEPDEFYNNLLQGVSGISEIEAFDCSSYPTRIAGEIKSFSTDGWVAPKLAKRMDKFMQYLIVAGKKALENGGITEDIMNELDKSRCGVLIGSAMGGMKVFSDAIEALRVSYRKMNPFCVPFATTNMGSAILAMDLGWMGPNYSISTACATSNFCILNAANHIIRGEAELMLCGGSDAPIIPIGLGGFVACRALSQRNNDPTKASRPWDVDRDGFVMGEGAGVLLLEELEHAKQRGAEIYAEFLGGSFTCDAYHMTEPHPEGKGVILCVENALADAGVTKEDINYVNAHATSTQMGDLKEFEALARCFGQNPQLRVNSTKSMTGHLLGAAGGIEAVAAIQMPGLITCDRLSLLVVLLPTLAIRTGWIHPNINLDNPEKNVDVSLLVGSQKERCDVKVALSNSFGFGGHNSSILFAPFK, from the exons atgtcggcggcggcggcggcggtggcgccaCCGCTGTGCACCTGGATCGTCGCCGCATGCTTGTCTGCGACCTGCGGCGCGGACGACAAGGACAAGAAGCGCagctgcggtggcggcggcgggagcgGGAGCGGCCTTTTTGGCACGCGCCGCCACCTAGCTGCGCGCCGCCGAGGCGGGGCACGCTCTG GAATGCCCATTGCTGCTTCTTTGCATCCTGAAAGAGGACCTGTGGAAAACAAGAAGTCTGATACCAAACAACGGAGGGTGGTTGTTACGGGTATGGGTGTTGTGACTCCATTAGGCCATGAGCCTGACGAGTTTTACAACAACCTTCTACAGGGTGTCAGTGGAATAAGTGAGATAGAAGCATTTGACTGCTCCAGCTATCCCACG AGAATTGCTGGAGAAATCAAATCTTTTTCAACAGATGGTTGGGTTGCCCCAAAGTTAGCTAAGCGAATGGATAAGTTCATGCAATATTTGATAGTTGCTGGTAAGAAAGCCTTGGAAAATGGTGGAATCACTGAAGATATCATGAACGAGTTGGATAAATCGAGATGTGGAGTTCTAATTGGATCTGCTATGGGTGGCATGAAG GTTTTTAGTGACGCAATTGAAGCATTGAGGGTTTCTTACAGGAAGATGAACCCATTTTGTGTACCTTTTGCAACTACAAACATGGGTTCTGCAATACTTGCGATGGATCTG GGCTGGATGGGTCCAAACTACTCTATATCTACTGCTTGCGCCACTAGTAACTTCTGCATTCTGAATGCAGCCAATCATATCATAAGAGGAGAAGCT GAGTTGATGCTGTGTGGTGGCTCTGATGCACCAATTATACCAATTG GATTGGGAGGTTTTGTGGCCTGTAGAGCTCTTTCACAGAGAAATAATGACCCAACAAAAGCTTCTCGGCCTTGGGATGTG GATCGTGATGGGTTTGTCATGGGAGAAGGGGCTGGCGTGCTTCTTTTGgaagaacttgagcatgcaaag CAAAGAGGTGCAGAAATATATGCCGAATTTCTGGGTGGAAGCTTTACATGTGATGCATATCATATGACAGAGCCACATCCTGAAG GGAAAGGGGTTATTCTTTGTGTTGAGAATGCGCTAGCTGATGCAGGAGTAACAAAAGAAGACATTAATTATGTTAATGCCCATGCTACATCTACACAGATGGGTGATTTGAAGGAATTTGAAGCTCTTGCCCGTTGTTTTGGCCAGAATCCTCAG CTAAGAGTAAACTCAACAAAGTCAATGACTGGCCACTTGCTAGGAGCTGCAGGTGGAATAGAAGCTGTAGCTGCTATACAA ATGCCCGGACTGATAACCTGCGACAGGTTGTCATTACTTGTTGTGCTACTACCAACTTTA GCTATAAGAACTGGTTGGATCCATCCAAATATCAATCTAGACAATCCGGAGAAAAATGTG GATGTTAGCTTGCTGGTGGGATCACAAAAGGAGAGATGTGATGTGAAAGTGGCACTGTCGAATTCATTTGGATTTGGTGGGCACAATTCATCAATTTTATTTGCGCCCTTCAAGTAA